A DNA window from Luteolibacter luteus contains the following coding sequences:
- a CDS encoding 4-hydroxy-3-methylbut-2-enyl diphosphate reductase, giving the protein MSETADKQKRPRVNVRRPDVMTQVNAEVERHYRSSIVERIRENGGEITIGNTTVRLAQQFGFCYGVERAIDLAYAARRVFPDQRIFLIGEIIHNPEVNRQLVDMGIVSLPWKELTDDYDQLSPDDVVIVPAFGAPTNFMEKIEERGCYVVDTTCGDVMKVWRRVRGYAKDGITSIIHGKAGHEETQATASRAMGDDGKGHYLIVLTLDETDAVCKYIREGGDKDAFLKRFSHAASEGFDPDVHLAKVGVANQTTMLKSETEEIQRRVRAAVEARDGSAENFIFFDTICGATQERQDALFEMLRRPMDMLFVVGGYNSSNTTHLVEIGEQSLPTFFIRNAACLESLEQIVHFDLHEKSEISSSYPAVLLGEKPVVIGITAGASCPNNLIEDTIFRIFEMRGIPREAVKAV; this is encoded by the coding sequence ATGAGCGAAACCGCCGACAAGCAGAAGCGCCCCCGCGTGAACGTCCGCCGTCCGGACGTGATGACTCAGGTCAATGCCGAGGTGGAGCGCCACTATCGCTCATCGATCGTCGAAAGGATCCGCGAAAACGGCGGCGAAATCACCATCGGCAATACCACCGTGCGCCTCGCCCAACAGTTCGGGTTTTGCTACGGTGTGGAGCGCGCGATCGATTTGGCCTACGCCGCACGCCGCGTTTTCCCGGATCAGAGAATCTTTCTCATCGGCGAGATCATCCACAACCCGGAGGTGAATCGCCAGCTTGTGGACATGGGCATCGTCTCCCTTCCCTGGAAGGAGCTCACCGACGACTACGACCAGCTTTCCCCGGATGATGTGGTGATCGTCCCCGCCTTCGGCGCACCGACAAACTTCATGGAGAAGATCGAGGAGCGCGGCTGCTACGTGGTGGATACCACCTGCGGCGACGTGATGAAGGTCTGGCGTCGTGTCCGCGGCTACGCCAAGGACGGCATCACCTCCATCATCCACGGCAAGGCCGGCCATGAGGAAACCCAAGCCACCGCATCCCGCGCCATGGGCGATGACGGCAAGGGTCACTATCTCATCGTGCTGACCCTCGATGAGACCGATGCCGTCTGCAAATACATCCGAGAAGGCGGCGACAAGGATGCTTTCCTCAAGCGCTTCTCTCACGCGGCCTCCGAAGGCTTCGACCCCGATGTTCACCTCGCCAAGGTGGGCGTGGCCAACCAGACCACGATGTTGAAAAGCGAGACCGAGGAGATCCAACGCCGCGTCCGCGCCGCCGTGGAAGCCCGCGACGGCTCGGCGGAGAATTTCATCTTCTTCGACACCATTTGCGGTGCCACCCAAGAGCGACAGGACGCTCTCTTCGAGATGCTCCGCCGTCCCATGGACATGCTCTTCGTCGTCGGTGGCTACAACAGCTCGAACACCACGCACCTCGTGGAAATCGGCGAGCAATCCCTGCCCACCTTCTTCATCCGCAACGCCGCCTGCCTCGAGTCGCTGGAGCAAATCGTTCACTTCGACCTTCACGAGAAGTCGGAAATCTCAAGCAGCTATCCCGCTGTCCTGCTCGGTGAGAAGCCGGTGGTCATCGGGATCACCGCAGGTGCCTCCTGCCCGAACAATCTAATCGAAGACACCATCTTCCGGATCTTCGAAATGCGCGGCATCCCCCGCGAAGCGGTGAAGGCAGTCTAA
- a CDS encoding GNAT family N-acetyltransferase — protein MIETERLLLRPHTLSDFEDICAMFSDPEVVRYVGGMTLSKEEVWNRLLRYIGHWSVFGYGLFAITEKSSGRFLGDTGFADFHRYLGNEFDPFPEAAWILTSNCHGKGYGFEAASAAHAWFDTTHSPARTVCIIQKENQPSHRLAAKMGYQAFDEATYKGAIMTMYQRLRNLA, from the coding sequence ATGATCGAGACCGAACGCCTCTTGCTGCGCCCCCACACCCTTTCCGATTTCGAAGACATCTGCGCAATGTTCTCCGATCCCGAGGTGGTCCGCTATGTCGGAGGAATGACGCTTTCGAAGGAAGAAGTCTGGAATCGCCTTCTTCGTTACATCGGGCATTGGTCGGTTTTCGGCTACGGACTCTTCGCAATTACCGAGAAGTCCAGCGGCCGCTTTCTCGGAGATACGGGTTTCGCGGACTTCCATCGCTATCTCGGGAATGAGTTCGATCCCTTCCCGGAAGCCGCTTGGATCCTGACCAGCAACTGCCACGGAAAAGGCTATGGCTTCGAGGCTGCCAGCGCCGCCCATGCTTGGTTCGACACCACTCACAGCCCGGCTCGTACCGTGTGCATCATCCAGAAGGAAAATCAGCCATCCCACCGCCTGGCGGCGAAGATGGGGTATCAGGCTTTCGACGAAGCCACCTACAAGGGCGCAATCATGACGATGTATCAACGCCTGAGGAATCTTGCTTGA
- a CDS encoding TIGR02206 family membrane protein, with product MPPPFVPFSATHGWALVAGAIGVTALVLLGKSGERNERIARSILAFLCLAAFAYTQAAWATVDGGDADLDSALPLHLCDVAAFIGGFALLTGKRLLATLTYFWGLAATVQALATPAISIGYPHPAFIAFFVHHFAVVGAAFYLPIVNGWRAEHPWWRTPLQALLWANVYLLVAMAVNHLLGTNFGFTARKPVNPSLLDHLGPWPIYLLWMQALAAVLFSLLVLPVLPKRKGTPDRQDRRASSHPLSP from the coding sequence ATGCCGCCGCCTTTCGTGCCCTTTTCCGCCACTCACGGTTGGGCACTCGTCGCCGGCGCCATTGGAGTGACGGCTTTGGTCCTGCTGGGCAAATCCGGCGAACGGAACGAGCGCATCGCCCGCAGCATCCTCGCCTTTCTCTGCCTCGCTGCTTTCGCTTACACGCAAGCGGCATGGGCCACGGTGGACGGTGGGGACGCGGACCTGGATAGCGCTTTGCCCCTACACCTCTGTGACGTCGCCGCTTTCATCGGCGGCTTCGCCCTGCTCACGGGAAAGCGCCTGCTGGCTACCCTCACCTATTTCTGGGGACTGGCCGCCACCGTCCAGGCACTGGCCACTCCCGCAATTTCGATCGGCTATCCGCACCCCGCCTTCATCGCGTTTTTCGTGCATCACTTCGCGGTCGTGGGAGCGGCATTCTACCTGCCAATCGTGAATGGCTGGCGCGCCGAACACCCGTGGTGGAGGACACCCCTCCAAGCCTTGCTCTGGGCAAACGTGTATCTCCTCGTCGCCATGGCTGTGAACCATCTCCTCGGCACCAACTTCGGCTTCACCGCCCGCAAACCGGTGAACCCCAGCCTGCTGGACCATCTGGGACCATGGCCGATCTACCTTCTCTGGATGCAGGCTCTCGCCGCCGTCCTCTTCTCGCTGCTCGTCCTGCCCGTGCTGCCGAAACGCAAGGGCACCCCGGACAGGCAGGACAGACGAGCATCGTCTCACCCTCTTAGTCCCTGA
- a CDS encoding aminotransferase class I/II-fold pyridoxal phosphate-dependent enzyme, with protein MDYSQKIARQIAGIPRSGIRDFFELVQGREGVISLGVGEPDFTTPWHIREAAIYALEKGHTSYTSNLGLPALRKAIARYVSDFFHVQYEALTEVLVTVGVSEAIDIALRALINPGDEVIYHEPCYVSYSPSIVMAYGTAVGVHTRKRDGFSLKPEELAKAITPKSRVLMLNFPTNPTGATANREDLEGIAKLCIEHDLFVLTDEIYSELRYDASDEHVSIASLPGMKERTVLLHGFSKAFAMTGFRLGYACAPQPITEAMMKIHQYSMLCAPIMSQMAAIEALENGAPEVAKMRDAYHQRRDFLVKRLNQMGLSCHSPGGAFYVFPDIRETGLSSKDFAMRLLEEEGVAAVPGSAFGESGEGFLRCCYATGFDDLKLAMDKMERFVGRL; from the coding sequence ATGGACTATTCGCAGAAAATCGCCCGTCAGATCGCAGGCATTCCCCGCTCGGGAATCCGCGATTTCTTCGAGCTCGTCCAAGGCCGTGAGGGAGTCATCTCCCTCGGCGTTGGTGAGCCCGACTTTACGACTCCTTGGCATATTCGCGAAGCCGCCATCTACGCCTTGGAGAAGGGCCACACTTCATACACCTCCAATCTGGGCCTGCCCGCGCTGCGCAAGGCCATCGCCCGTTACGTTTCCGATTTCTTCCACGTGCAATACGAGGCCCTCACCGAGGTGCTCGTGACCGTGGGTGTTTCCGAAGCCATCGACATCGCCCTGCGCGCCCTGATCAACCCGGGCGACGAGGTGATCTACCATGAGCCTTGCTACGTTTCCTATTCGCCGAGCATCGTGATGGCCTATGGCACCGCGGTGGGCGTGCACACGCGCAAGCGCGATGGCTTCTCGCTGAAGCCGGAGGAGCTGGCGAAGGCGATCACGCCGAAGAGCCGGGTGCTGATGCTGAATTTCCCGACAAATCCGACCGGCGCGACCGCGAACCGCGAGGACTTGGAAGGCATCGCAAAGCTCTGCATCGAGCACGATCTCTTCGTGCTGACGGACGAGATCTACAGCGAGCTGCGCTACGATGCCAGCGACGAGCATGTTTCGATCGCCTCGCTGCCGGGCATGAAGGAGCGCACGGTGCTGCTGCATGGCTTCTCGAAGGCCTTCGCGATGACCGGCTTCCGCCTGGGCTATGCCTGTGCGCCGCAGCCGATCACGGAGGCGATGATGAAGATCCACCAGTACTCGATGCTCTGCGCGCCGATCATGAGCCAGATGGCCGCGATCGAGGCGCTAGAGAATGGTGCTCCGGAAGTGGCGAAGATGCGGGATGCGTATCATCAGCGCCGCGATTTCCTCGTGAAGCGCCTGAACCAGATGGGCCTGAGCTGCCACTCGCCGGGTGGGGCATTCTACGTCTTCCCGGACATCCGGGAGACGGGGCTGTCCTCGAAGGACTTCGCGATGCGCCTGCTGGAAGAAGAAGGCGTGGCCGCCGTGCCGGGCAGTGCCTTCGGTGAATCCGGTGAGGGATTCCTGCGCTGCTGTTACGCGACCGGCTTCGATGACCTGAAGCTGGCGATGGACAAGATGGAGCGCTTCGTCGGCCGTCTTTAA
- a CDS encoding HlyD family secretion protein → MSNPSIKPSEENSGETGILPDESTPDAGSGKAPKKRGIASRLLTLGFLAGGVAWGVHFVHESMTYEKTDDAYITGHIHRISPGVAGPVLKVLVEENQHVKAGQELAEIDPLEFAIARQKLQAAKAQADASLVQALAALDRSKAEEQQAEAQVGSASAMVKQTEAQLDLANVNYHRNSSLFNGGTRAVSEAEVDTTRSVVATTTASLEAAKAAHAAAEAKKKTSAAAVEVAEAEVQAAKATIEAQAAALREIERQFADTKLVAPADGIVGNKNIETGNRVQAGQPVFALVENDYWVVANFKETQLGSMKTGQDVEIRVDALDGKAFHGKIESIAPSTGAQFALLPPDNATGNFTKVVQRVPVKIVFDADSIHGFEDSLRPGLSTMIRVKVKG, encoded by the coding sequence ATGTCCAATCCATCCATCAAGCCCTCCGAAGAGAACTCCGGGGAAACCGGCATCCTGCCGGATGAAAGCACGCCGGATGCAGGCAGCGGCAAGGCCCCGAAGAAGCGCGGGATCGCGTCCCGCCTGCTTACCTTGGGCTTCCTCGCCGGCGGTGTCGCGTGGGGCGTCCACTTCGTCCACGAGTCCATGACCTATGAGAAGACCGACGATGCCTACATCACCGGTCACATCCATCGCATTAGCCCCGGCGTCGCGGGCCCGGTGCTGAAGGTGCTGGTGGAGGAAAACCAACACGTGAAAGCCGGCCAGGAACTCGCCGAGATCGATCCTCTCGAATTCGCGATTGCCCGCCAGAAACTCCAGGCAGCAAAGGCCCAGGCAGACGCCAGCCTCGTCCAAGCCCTCGCAGCTCTCGATCGATCGAAGGCAGAGGAGCAACAAGCCGAAGCCCAGGTCGGGAGCGCCTCCGCGATGGTGAAGCAGACCGAGGCACAACTCGATCTCGCGAACGTGAACTACCATCGCAATAGCAGCCTCTTCAATGGTGGCACCCGCGCGGTCTCCGAAGCCGAGGTGGATACCACCCGCAGCGTCGTGGCGACGACCACCGCCAGCCTCGAAGCTGCCAAGGCAGCCCACGCTGCCGCCGAAGCGAAGAAGAAAACCAGCGCCGCCGCCGTGGAAGTCGCGGAGGCCGAAGTGCAGGCCGCGAAGGCCACCATCGAAGCCCAAGCCGCCGCACTCCGTGAAATCGAACGCCAGTTCGCCGATACCAAGCTCGTCGCCCCCGCCGACGGCATCGTGGGCAACAAGAACATCGAAACCGGCAACCGTGTCCAAGCAGGCCAACCGGTCTTCGCCCTCGTCGAAAACGACTACTGGGTCGTCGCGAACTTCAAGGAAACCCAGCTCGGCTCCATGAAGACCGGACAAGATGTGGAGATCCGCGTCGATGCCCTCGATGGCAAGGCCTTCCACGGCAAGATCGAAAGCATCGCGCCCTCCACCGGCGCACAGTTCGCCCTGCTTCCACCGGACAACGCTACCGGCAACTTCACCAAGGTCGTCCAGCGCGTCCCGGTAAAGATCGTCTTCGACGCCGACTCGATCCACGGCTTCGAAGACAGCCTCCGCCCAGGACTCTCGACCATGATCCGCGTAAAGGTGAAAGGATAA
- a CDS encoding CAAX prenyl protease-related protein translates to MEPTLSAHDARASRLRLEQTDFWIRAQIVPFAVFMGFMLLLQIFGALFIWEHPAAPWWRHWPEQWVYPLQTVVTLVLLARLWKYYEFRWSWKWCAAGAIFGAVGIGVWLLPTVMYDRLGLTGETTGWQKWLGLAARTKGFNPAEAFGEGTPAFWAALVMRFVRAVVVVALVEEILWRSFMMRFVEDWEGDYWKRPFGRASWKSYLIVTGLFMLAHAPVDYPAAFVYGSLTYVLCIWSKSLGACVVMHGVANLLMGLFAVVYGKYGLW, encoded by the coding sequence ATGGAGCCCACCCTTTCCGCGCATGATGCGCGAGCCTCCCGTCTGAGACTCGAGCAAACGGATTTCTGGATTCGAGCCCAGATCGTGCCCTTCGCGGTGTTCATGGGCTTCATGCTGCTGTTGCAGATCTTCGGGGCTCTCTTCATCTGGGAGCACCCGGCCGCACCGTGGTGGCGGCACTGGCCGGAACAGTGGGTGTATCCGCTGCAAACGGTGGTAACCCTGGTCCTGCTCGCCCGGCTCTGGAAGTACTATGAATTTCGTTGGTCGTGGAAATGGTGTGCCGCCGGTGCGATCTTCGGCGCAGTGGGGATTGGCGTCTGGCTGCTACCGACGGTGATGTATGATCGCCTGGGTCTGACAGGCGAGACCACCGGTTGGCAGAAGTGGCTGGGCCTGGCTGCAAGGACGAAGGGCTTTAATCCGGCGGAAGCCTTCGGTGAGGGGACGCCTGCCTTCTGGGCTGCACTGGTCATGCGCTTTGTGCGTGCCGTGGTGGTGGTGGCGCTGGTCGAGGAGATCCTATGGCGCTCCTTCATGATGCGCTTCGTCGAAGATTGGGAAGGTGACTATTGGAAGCGGCCGTTTGGCAGGGCTTCCTGGAAGTCCTATCTGATCGTGACGGGCTTGTTCATGCTTGCCCATGCCCCGGTGGATTATCCAGCGGCTTTTGTCTATGGATCGCTCACCTATGTGCTCTGCATCTGGAGCAAGAGCCTGGGTGCATGCGTGGTGATGCACGGGGTTGCGAATTTGCTGATGGGGCTCTTCGCGGTCGTCTACGGGAAGTATGGGCTGTGGTGA
- a CDS encoding autotransporter outer membrane beta-barrel domain-containing protein produces the protein MNTPTVSFMRVLAIAAVTCSTSVQAGDESEDPCYPDNRQATSTAVSRSVLGVAYASTRDVSGRMYRNRAGVRPGSVLVDEPVAVAPAYSSKGGMSSSKDAKVSAVSVPYPNKWEVFGSLFYYSEESDGSSYHHRSKKKKYEGPKYGYGSGYGSGASAFVSGAADTSLDVYGGALGVEYHINREWSVGVGVSASTGDMEMDAVGNADVDSVSVIPYLSYYRADAFGSADFWAGLMYAYGAHSFETRRFTGGGIASGSPDADTHEVEFTAGVNFGDDDVVHGPYAGMRYITGTVDAYTEVGPGATYFGEQDVDSLVSILGYQISWKMRGSRGTWVPQVRAAWEHEFEDGNASVFGVPVDSVDEDVAVVGAGLAYYFDNGWNLGVEYEGRFGSNTEGHYGGVKAGKEF, from the coding sequence ATGAATACCCCCACCGTATCTTTCATGCGGGTTTTGGCCATTGCGGCCGTGACCTGCAGTACCTCCGTTCAGGCTGGTGACGAATCCGAAGATCCGTGCTATCCGGACAACCGTCAGGCGACCTCGACCGCGGTCAGCCGGAGTGTCTTGGGCGTGGCTTACGCTTCCACCCGCGATGTGAGCGGGCGCATGTATCGGAATCGTGCCGGTGTTCGCCCGGGCTCGGTGCTGGTGGATGAGCCGGTAGCAGTCGCCCCGGCTTATAGCTCGAAGGGCGGGATGTCTTCATCGAAGGATGCAAAGGTTTCGGCGGTGTCGGTCCCCTACCCTAACAAGTGGGAGGTCTTTGGTTCGCTCTTCTATTACTCGGAAGAAAGTGACGGCAGCAGCTACCACCATCGCTCGAAGAAGAAGAAATACGAAGGCCCGAAATACGGCTACGGCTCTGGCTATGGATCGGGGGCTTCCGCTTTCGTGAGCGGTGCGGCCGATACTTCGCTGGACGTTTACGGCGGTGCCTTGGGCGTGGAGTATCACATCAACCGCGAGTGGAGCGTGGGAGTGGGTGTCTCCGCTTCGACCGGGGACATGGAGATGGACGCCGTCGGCAATGCCGATGTGGATTCCGTTTCGGTCATTCCATACCTTTCCTACTATCGCGCGGATGCCTTTGGCTCTGCCGATTTCTGGGCGGGCCTGATGTATGCCTACGGTGCGCACTCCTTTGAAACCCGTCGCTTCACCGGCGGTGGGATAGCATCAGGTTCTCCGGATGCCGATACCCATGAGGTGGAATTCACTGCGGGTGTGAATTTCGGGGACGACGATGTGGTTCACGGCCCCTACGCGGGAATGCGCTATATCACCGGAACCGTGGATGCTTATACGGAAGTGGGGCCTGGCGCGACTTACTTCGGCGAGCAAGACGTGGACTCGCTGGTCTCGATCCTCGGCTATCAGATTTCCTGGAAGATGCGTGGCTCGCGAGGCACCTGGGTGCCGCAAGTGCGCGCTGCCTGGGAGCATGAATTTGAAGATGGCAATGCTTCCGTCTTTGGCGTTCCGGTGGATTCCGTGGACGAAGACGTGGCGGTGGTCGGTGCCGGCCTTGCCTACTACTTCGACAACGGCTGGAACCTCGGCGTCGAGTATGAAGGCCGTTTTGGCAGCAATACCGAAGGTCACTACGGTGGTGTGAAGGCCGGGAAGGAATTCTGA